The following proteins are encoded in a genomic region of Corylus avellana chromosome ca4, CavTom2PMs-1.0:
- the LOC132178556 gene encoding uncharacterized protein LOC132178556, translating to MGWRGILGFEYGIVQAPLGPDISGPELVAAVANAGGIGLLRAPDWESPDYLRELIRKTRTLTDKPFGVGVVLTFPHKENIKAILDEKVAVLQISWGECSQELLLEARRAGVKVVPQVGSFEEAKRAVDAGVDAIIVQGLEAGGHVIGQEGLIALLPRLVNLVGDQDIPVIAAGGIVDARGYVAALALGAQGVCLGTRFVATSESYAHPTYKRKLIEADQTEYTNVFGRARWPGAPHRVLQTPFFNQWKSLPLHENEANQPVIGLSTIHGVEKEIRQFAGTVPNLTTTGDIESMALYAGEGVGLIEEILPAGEVVRGLVEGAQHLIHSKFSGV from the exons ATGGGTTGGAGAGGGATCTTGGGTTTTGAGTACGGCATAGTGCAAGCACCACTGGGGCCCGATATTTCCGGCCCGGAGCTTGTTGCCGCCGTTGCTAACGCCGGTGGAATTGGTCTCCTCCGAGCCCCTGATTGG GAGTCACCGGACTACTTACGGGAGTTGATAAGGAAAACACGAACCTTAACAGACAAACCATTTGGTGTTGGTGTTGTTCTTACATTTCCACATAAGGAAAACATAAAGGCTATTCTGGATGAGAAGGTAGCTGTCTTGCAAATATCATGGGGTGAATGTTCCCAGGAGCTTCTACTTGAGGCTCGTCGTGCTGGGGTCAAGGTTGTACCCCAA GTTGGAAGTTTCGAAGAAGCAAAAAGGGCAGTTGATGCGGGTGTAGATGCAATTATTGTCCAAGGACTTGAAGCAGGAGGGCATGTAATTGGTCAG GAGGGTTTGATAGCATTATTGCCAAGGTTGGTTAATCTTGTTGGGGATCAAGACATTCCCGTTATCGCTGCCGGGGGTATTGTGGACGCACGTGGTTATGTTGCTGCGCTCGCCCTCGGTGCTCAAGGCGTCTGCCTCGGCACAAG GTTTGTTGCAACTAGTGAAAGCTATGCTCACCCTACATACAAGAGGAAGTTGATTGAAGCCGACCAAACTGAATATACCAACGTTTTTGGTCGGGCAAGGTGGCCCGGGGCACCTCACCGTGTCCTGCAAACACCTTTCTTCAATCAATGGAAATCCCTTCCTCTTCATGAGAATGAAGCCAACCAGCCTGTTATAGGTCTTTCAACAATACATGGCGTG gaAAAAGAAATTAGGCAGTTTGCGGGTACTGTTCCAAATTTGACGACCACAGGTGACATTGAAAGCATGGCGCTGTATGCTGGCGAAGGTGTAGGGCTTATTGAGGAAATTTTACCCGCCGGTGAAGTGGTCCGAGGACTGGTTGAAGGGGCTCAACATCTGATCCACAGCAAATTTAGTGGCGTATAA
- the LOC132179493 gene encoding 7-deoxyloganetin glucosyltransferase-like, which yields MGSTSERIKPHAVCVPYPVQGHINPMIKLAKLLHHKGFYVTFVNTHYNHMRLLRSRGPDSLDGLPDFRFETIPDGLPPSDANVSQDVPSLCDSTSKNCLAPLCNLLSKLNDTSSSNAPPVTCIVSDGCMSFTLEAAEEFGIPNVLFWTPSSCGVLCLMHYRHLVERRLTPLKDASYLTNGYLETAIDWVPGMKHIRLKDFPSFIRTTDENDIMLNFFIRETERSSRASAVILNTFDPFEQDVLDALSTLQLPRIYTVGPLLLLAHQIKDERLKSIGSNLWKETPGSVEWLNSKEPNSIVYVNFGSITVMTPQQLIEFAWGLANSEKPFLWIIRPDLVVGDSAVLPLEFLTETKDRGMLASWCPQEEILKHPSIGGFLTHSGWNSTLDTVCGGVPVISWPFFAEQQTNCRYSCTEWGIGMEIDNDVKRDDVEKLVRELMEGDKGKEMKRKVMEWKIKAEEAVKPGGSSYQNLDKLIADVLLAGNV from the exons ATGGGTTCCACTTCGGAGAGGATTAAACCTCATGCTGTATGTGTTCCATACCCAGTTCAGGGTCACATTAACCCAATGATCAAGCTAGCCAAACTCCTCCACCACAAAGGCTTTTACGTAACTTTTGTGAACACCCATTATAATCACATGCGCTTACTCAGGTCTAGAGGCCCCGACTCCCTTGACGGCCTGCCAGACTTCCGCTTCGAAACCATCCCCGACGGCCTCCCGCCTTCGGATGCCAATGTCAGCCAAGACGTCCCTAGCCTTTGCGATTCCACCTCAAAGAATTGCCTTGCCCCACTTTGCAACCTTCTCTCCAAACTCAATGACACTTCCTCTTCCAACGCGCCGCCGGTGACGTGTATCGTCTCTGATGGCTGCATGTCGTTCACTCTTGAAGCTGCTGAAGAATTTGGAATTCCAAACGTACTTTTCTGGACGCCAAGCTCCTGCGGCGTCTTGTGCCTTATGCATTATCGCCATCTTGTTGAACGACGTTTAACACCACTGAAAG ATGCAAGCTATCTAACAAACGGGTATTTAGAAACTGCAATCGATTGGGTTCCCGGGATGAAACACATCCGTCTGAAGGATTTTCCAAGTTTCATTAGAACAACGGATGAGAACGACATCATGCTCAACTTCTTCATACGTGAAACGGAGAGATCTTCAAGAGCTTCAGCCGTCATTTTGAACACGTTTGACCCATTTGAGCAAGACGTTTTGGATGCTCTCTCCACCTTGCAACTTCCTCGCATCTACACCGTCGGTCCACTTCTGTTGCTTGCTCATCAGATCAAAGATGAACGGCTAAAATCAATAGGCTCCAATCTATGGAAAGAAACCCCGGGATCGGTGGAGTGGCTAAATTCAAAAGAACCCAACTCCATAGTGTACGTGAATTTTGGCAGCATCACTGTAATGACACCCCAACAACTCATTGAGTTTGCATGGGGACTCGCCAATAGTGAGAAACCCTTCTTGTGGATTATCAGGCCTGATCTTGTTGTAGGCGATTCAGCCGTTCTTCCTCTTGAGTTTCTTACAGAAACGAAAGATAGAGGCATGTTAGCAAGTTGGTGTCCTCAAGAAGAAATCCTCAAGCACCCCTCAATCGGAGGCTTTTTGACACATAGCGGGTGGAATTCAACGCTCGATACCGTGTGTGGTGGAGTCCCGGTGATCTCATGGCCTTTCTTTGCCGAGCAACAGACAAACTGCCGGTATTCTTGCACCGAATGGGGCATTGGAATGGAGATAGATAATGATGTTAAGAGAGACGATGTTGAGAAGCTTGTGAGGGAGTTAATGGAGGGTGATAAAGGTAAAGAAATGAAGAGGAAGGTAATGGAGTGGAAGATAAAAGCCGAAGAGGCTGTCAAGCCTGGTGGTTCTTCTTACCAGAACTTGGACAAGTTGATTGCCGATGTTCTCCTTGCCGGAAATGTTTAA
- the LOC132178031 gene encoding uncharacterized protein LOC132178031, which produces MEIEKLIKNGKLARFMVGQRQQAFQCTNENPRIEESAPEKQDGSQRQESPDYLRELIRKTRTLTDKPFGVGVVLTFPHKENIKAILDEKVAVLQISWGECSQELLLEARRAGVKVVPQVGSFEEAKRAVDAGVDAIIVQGLEAGGHVIGQEGLIALLPRVVNLVGDQDIPVIAAGGIVDERGYVAALALGAQGVYLGTRFVATSESYAHPTYKRKLIEADQTEYTNVFGRARWPGDLNVSCKHLSSINGNSFLFMRMKPTSLL; this is translated from the exons ATGGAGATCGAGAAGCTCATCAAAAACGGGAAGTTAGCCAGATTCATGGTAGGACAAAGACAGCAGGCGTTTCAATGCACAAATGAAAATCCTCGGATCGAGGAGAGTGCCCCGGAGAAACAAGACGGGAGTCAGAG acagGAGTCACCGGACTACTTACGGGAGTTGATAAGGAAAACACGAACCTTAACAGACAAACCATTTGGTGTTGGTGTTGTTCTTACATTTCCACATAAGGAAAACATAAAGGCTATTCTGGATGAGAAGGTAGCTGTCTTGCAAATATCATGGGGTGAATGTTCCCAGGAGCTTCTACTTGAGGCTCGTCGTGCTGGGGTCAAGGTTGTACCCCAA GTTGGAAGTTTCGAAGAAGCAAAAAGGGCAGTTGATGCGGGTGTAGATGCAATTATTGTCCAAGGACTTGAAGCAGGAGGGCATGTAATTGGTCAG GAGGGTTTGATAGCATTATTGCCAAGGGTGGTTAATCTTGTTGGGGATCAAGACATTCCCGTTATCGCTGCCGGGGGTATTGTGGACGAACGTGGTTATGTTGCTGCGCTCGCCCTCGGTGCTCAAGGCGTCTACCTCGGCACAAG GTTTGTTGCAACTAGTGAAAGCTATGCTCACCCTACATACAAGAGGAAGTTGATTGAAGCCGACCAAACTGAATATACCAACGTTTTTGGTCGGGCAAGGTGGCCCGGGGACCTCAACGTGTCCTGCAAACACCTTTCTTCAATCAATGGAAATTCCTTCCTCTTCATGAGAATGAAGCCAACCAGCCTGTTATAG